The sequence CTTTGATGTGACAGGGATCGGGGGGCCAAGCCTTAGGGGGTGAAGCCATACCCACCCGTCCCCAAAGAACGTCACACTGACAGGTGGGGCCCAGAGGGCTTAGCCGACCACTGTGCACTCGGGATCCTCTGGAAACCGGAGTCCAGCAAACCCAGGGTCTTGGGGGCTCCCTGCCTGGGATGAGAGCCAGGCCCCAAGCTTGGGCAGGAGCTTTCTGGAAGCCAGAGTCCTCAGGTAGGCTCTCAATCCCACGCCAAGGTCAGGGCAAGGCTGCTGGGGCCGGCACCCGCCCTCTCCACTGAGCCCCGAAGCTGGAGACGGTGGGCAGGGCCCCAGAGCCTACACACTGGGTTAGGGGCTGGTGCTAGGCCCGCCCGAGTTCCCTGCACCACGTCAGCCGGGCCTGGGTCCAAGGGTGCGGCTCAGGGCCCGGCCATGCAGACCGAGGACGAGGGCAGGGGGTTTGTGCCGGGCTATGAGGCCGGACAATCACACACTTGTGCGGCCCGCGGGTTCCGCTGCCCAAGGCTGGCCAGCAGGAGGGGCCTCTGTCACCCCCACGGCCAGGGAACAATggctgcacacacacacttatctCACGCTGTTTGCCCAGCACACACGAGCCTCCCGGGGTGGCACCGGTGTACAGAAAGGGACATGGGGCCCACCGCCAAGGAGCGCCCACCCCACCGGGATGGAGCCGGACCCGGGCATGGGCAATGCTGGAGGCCAAGGGCCGTCCGCTAACCATGCACACGCAGCGTGACCAGCCCCGCGGTGACGGGCGCTGGAACGCATAGTAACATTTTCCAGGAAACTCAGAGTCTCACGTACACACGCGCCCAGGCTTCTCTACTCCCGGCCGCGTGGGCAGCCCAGTCCCAGTCCCCACCCCTGCTGAGGCCAAGCCTGAGCCCCTTGAGCTGCTGGGGGGTGACACTGGGGACTCCAACATGGGGAACCCCGGCCTGCCACAAGgcctggccccttccccagagTGTGCACTGACCACAGTTCCCCTGCCTCTGGTTCCACCCGTCCCTGCCCCCTGGCGCATCCCGAGGCAAGGGCACCCTCCAGGCCATGGGACACCTGGACACGTGGAGGTCGGGAGGGGTCGAGGCACTGTGGGAGACGGGACGGCACACTCTGCGCAGGGTGCTGAGTGGGGAGGTGCTCAGAAGGGCAGTCAGCAGGGAGGCAACGAGTAGCCCGTGCCCAGGCCCTGTGGTCGGGTGCCTgttgggggtgctgggggggaCACCACTAGCAGGGAAAGCAGTTGGGGGACCAGCAagggtgtggggtgtgggcagACAACAAGGCCTGGGGCTCCCTCAGCCCTGGCCTCAGGGGACCGAGGAGCACAGCCTCAGCCGCCCACCTTAGGAGGGGCTTTAATCGGCGGGGGAGGACCCCGGCAGCCCCAGGACATTTTCTCAACGGGGTTCTGGCCTCTCTCCTTATCCTGCTCCTCCAAGACCTGACAcgtctcctccccctgccccccaacctggGTGCCACCCACCCAGCTCCCTGGCCAGGACTGAGGTTCAAGGAGGGCCCACCCCGCTCCCACCCGTGGTTCAGAGCTTCAGAAGCCCCCCGATGAGAGAGTGAGCTCTCCGAGGTCAGGGCGAGCACGCAGCGGCCCTACGGTCCTCGCTGCCGAGAGCCCGGCCAGGGGGGCCAGAGCATCCAAGACAGCGTCTCGGAactgtgccctccccacccacctctgcttCCAGTGAAGTAGGGGACAGGAGCACCGAGCGCGCCTGGGGACCTCCCATCCGCCTGGCCAGGGCTGTCCACCCGCTACGCGCCGTTCTTTGTCCAAACAAGGTTCTATCAAAACTAAAGTTTacagggcgcctgcgtggctcagtgggttcagcctctgccttcggctcaggtcaggatcccagggtcctgggatcgcgtcccgcatcgggctctctgctcggcggggagcctgcttctccctctgacttctcctcgctcatgctctctctctcaaataaatagtgtttaaaaaaaaaaaacctaaagtttATTTAAGGTAAACACAGGGCATCTACTGTTTGTGGCTGgggctctggggggagggggcctgtgAGGCAGGGCGCAGCCTTCCCAGCCCGGGGGGTTCCTGCACCCCAAGTCTCCATGGGGCCAGAACCTCAGGAAAGGGGGAACCCCTGGACCAGGGCCCCAAACTCTCACACAGGGTCCCAAAGAGGCTCCCACTTAGGACCAGCCTGCCGCAGAGTCACCAGACCCACACCTGCTCCCCACCTACGAGAGGATCCCACAAGATCTGAGACACTCACACCTGCTGACCTCAGCTCACTCTGACCGTAACGCTCCCCGATCTTGACCTTCTTCCTGACCTCACCTTGACTGTGATCTTGACTTTGCCCTGATCATGTCTCTCATCCTGGGTTTCACCCTGACCCCTCATGATGCTGGCATGTGTCCTGCCCACTCCCTGCTCCCCGAGATTCTGTCCCCCAGGAACCATGTTCTTCTCCCGGGGGTGGCAGGCACACCCCTGCTCCTCCACCCGGGAGGTCGGCACCCTGAGGCTGGCACCCAGCCTCCACAGAGATGTCCTCCCAGACAGGACGCCAGCCCCCCAGGCCACTGCATCCCTCTCCTGTGCCCACGAGCAGCTCAGAGCCCTGAGGGTCAGAAAACCATACTGGGGGGCGCTTCTGGGTACAGCGCGACTCTCAACGCTCCCGGCCAGCCCTGCCCTTGGCTGTGCCATCAGCCTCACCCTGGAACCTCACCCCCAAGGGCACTCTGCATCGGCTTCCCCTCTCGGGGAGTCCTCCCATGAGGGTGCCCCTCCTCCAGGTGGGGTAAGGCCCAGCATATGGGCACCTCTAAGGGCCCTAGGGTCTGAGGGAGGGTAGAGCTCAACCCAGGAGCTGTCCCGGCACTCTGGGCTCCCCCCACAGGGGCAGAGGGGTGCCCAGGGGCCTCAATCACATACCCTGGACAAATGCCCCTCGGCCCCAAGCTACGGCTGACATGCCCACACAGATCTTCTCGCCCCCAGGATGGCCCCGGCCATGCCAGCCTGGAGCAAACCCAGGACATGTCTGCAGGGCTCTGGAGGGCCTGTGCCAACCGCTGCCCGGAGGCCCGTGATGATGCGGCAACTGCCCCCCGAGGACCTTTCCAAAGGCCAAGTCCTGATAACACAGAGCCCAAGATCCTGCTTGGCACCAGTGCGCCCCGTGGGTGCGGCCAGGGCCGGGACTGCAGCCCCTACATAAGGCATCGAGGGCCGGCCTCTCTGGCCGGCGGAGCTCACACAAGCCTGCCCGTTGTCCTGCTGCGGCAGGGGCCAGGGCCAGTGGTGACCTCTCTTCTCCGCCGTCATGCTCGGGGCtcggctgctgctgctcctgtccTATGGGGGGGCCCTGCTCGGCACTGGTGAGTGGGGGCCCACAGGCCACACTCTAGGGGGACAGAAGCCCTCAGAGGGTTCCTTGTTGCCTCACGGACGGGGCCGGAGTCGGGCTGGCCTCCAGGCAGCTGATGGACGacaggcccctccctgccctgtagCCATCCCACATGGCCAAGGCCGGGGTCtcgagcccagcccagcccagcctgtgcCCAGGCTGCCGCTTACCTCCGCCCTGGGCATAGCGGCCAGGGAGGCACGATGCTGGGCTGTGGCGGGCAGACATTCCTCGGGGACATACAGTTCCCTCAGCGCCAGTGAGTGTGTGGGCCAGGGGCGTGCTGGGGGCCCACACCCAGAGCCCACTGcgtccctctccccactgggcCCTGGGAGGGCTGTAGGAGGgacggggcggggcaggggccgCACCTTCCGCATCTGTAACAGTGGAGGAAAGCTGCCCCTCACGTGGCTACCACAGGATTAAACAAAAGGGCCGAAGGAACACACGGGAGGGCCCAGGACCCCCACCGTTTTACGAGGTTCAGAAGGGACCGCCCCTCCCAGCGCCCACCGGGTCTTGCCCACAGAGCAGCATCCGCTCTCCCCTCCCGTCCCCCAACCCACTGGTGCCTTCTGCTACCACCCCAGGCCCCAAGCATCCCCAAGCATGGGAGGCAGCCAGCCCCAAGGGGTCCCACGGTGGGCCAGGGAACAGCCCCTCCTCGCTGACGGCAGGCACCAAGCCCTCTGCGTCTTCTCTATTCTGCCCGAGAGCCCAGTAGGACGTGTCTCTCCCGTCTCCACAATGCTTCCCTACTGCCCCCTCCTCGGTGGCCCCAGAGCCTTGGCCCCCAAGCCTGCTCCCCAGCCTAGACCCAGCCACTGGGGCTGGGCTATGAACGGCTGAGCCGAGTGGGTTTCCCCTgggcctgccccaccccttcGCTCCCACGAAGCCTGTGGCTCTGAACACTCAGGACTTGGGCCGGGCCTGGGCCTGTCCCTCTGAGACCTGGACCCAGAAGCAGGACAAGAAGGGAGGCCCCTGGAAGCCTGCCGGGGTGGGGTACTGGTGTGGCAAGGGGCTGCAGCATGGCTGGGCCGTGGGGGTCCGGCTGTACCTGCGGTGGAAGGGGACGGCCAGGGCCCTGCAGCGGAGGGGGACGGCCAGGGTGCGGCCACATATCTGCCAGCGCCCTTTGAGGACTGGTGGGCTCTGCCCCCTGAACCAGAGGCTCCGAAAGCATGAGTTCAGATGCAAGAGCCCCGGGGGACCTGGAGCTTGAGGCAGGTGGAGGGCAGAGCCCACCGGCCAGGGCAGGCAGGGCAGCCAAGCGCACAGGGGGAACAGCGCAAGCTCCGGCAGTCGCTGGCCTGTCCCGGGGctgggaagggctggaggaggcGGACCAGGCCACCTTGCAGGCCCCATGGGGCCAGGGACTCTGCACTTGTCCTGACATTCCGAGCGGGAGGTACACAGAGTCCCTTGGCTGGTCCCTGGAGCGCCGCTGCCGGCAGGGGCCCGGGCAGGGGCCGGCAGCGTTCTGACAGCAGGAGACACACAAGCGTGAGGCTGGTGCCTGGAAAGCCGGCAGAGGAGCCACTGCAAGTGGAGCAGTGAAGCCACTGGGGGCGGGCGGTGGAGGCCGCAGGAAGTGTCCTGGGGGCGGGTCGTGAGCTGAGGACGGGCAGAGACAGGGACCCACGTGGCGCACCCATGGCGGGGAGGGGCACAAGGGCAAGGGTCACTGGCCCGCTGGAAGCCtgtgtgccccccgcccccccgggaCCCCCTTGGCAGCCGGCTACTCGCCCTGTTCCCTGACGTCACCCAGAGACCCCAAAACGCCGCCGAGCAGAGTGGGGAGCGGGCAGGGTCAGGACCCCCGAGGGCCAGGTGGGAGTCATGGCCGAACCGGGGGCCCCGCGCAGGTCTGCAGGGTGGGAGCGCCAGGACCACAGTGAggccgggaggagggggaggaggcagtgACCCACGGGCAAGTGCTCCCCTCTCCGGCCGCCCTCGAGTCACCAGTGAAGTCATGACTCCCACCTCTGCAGTCACGGGACTGACGCCGCCCGGCCGCTTCTCTGGCAGCGGTCAACTCGCTCCCAGGACTGTCTAG comes from Mustela erminea isolate mMusErm1 chromosome 9, mMusErm1.Pri, whole genome shotgun sequence and encodes:
- the LOC116598913 gene encoding collagen alpha-4(IV) chain-like, which codes for MTSLVTRGRPERGALARGSLPPPPPPGLTVVLALPPCRPARGPRFGHDSHLALGGPDPARSPLCSAAFWGLWVTSGNRASSRLPRGSRGGGGHTGFQRASDPCPCAPPRHGCATWVPVSARPQLTTRPQDTSCGLHRPPPVASLLHLQWLLCRLSRHQPHACVSPAVRTLPAPARAPAGSGAPGTSQGTLCTSRSECQDKCRVPGPMGPARWPGPPPPALPSPGTGQRLPELALFPLCAWLPCLPWPVGSALHLPQAPGPPGLLHLNSCFRSLWFRGQSPPVLKGRWQICGRTLAVPLRCRALAVPFHRRYSRTPTAQPCCSPLPHQYPTPAGFQGPPFLSCFWVQVSEGQAQARPKS